The following are encoded in a window of Eschrichtius robustus isolate mEscRob2 chromosome 1, mEscRob2.pri, whole genome shotgun sequence genomic DNA:
- the SLC39A2 gene encoding zinc transporter ZIP2, which translates to MEPLLGVKIGCLFSLLVLTLVCGLFPVCFKWFQTATATGRHRRVLSLLSCTSAGIFLGAGFMHMTAEALEGIESEIQKLVIQNSTNSEGNSDDADSPYMEYPYGELIISLGFFFVFLLESLALQCCPGAAGRSKVQEQEWGMANVLEPHSHGPLPSPSRGPLRALVLLLSLSFHSVFEGLAVGLQPTVAATVQLCLAILAHKGLVVFGVGLRLVQVGTGSHWAMLSILSLALTSPVGLALGLAVPQGVSEGGQGLAQAVLEGMAAGTFLYVTFLEILPRELAGPEAPLAKWGCVAAGFAFMAFIALWA; encoded by the exons ATGGAGCCACTACTAGGAGTAAAAATTGGCTGCCTGTTTTCCCTGCTGGTTCTCACTCTGGTCTGTGGCCTTTTCCCCGTCTGCTTCAAATGGTTCCAGACTGCTACAGCCACAG GTCGTCATCGCCGGGTCCTCAGCCTCCTGAGTTGCACTTCTGCTGGCATTTTCCTGGGAGCGGGTTTCATGCACATGACTGCTGAAGCCTTGGAGGGAATTGAATCAGAGATCCAGAAGTTGGTGATACAG aaCAGCACAAACAGTGAGGGGAATTCTGATGATGCTGATTCACCTTAT ATGGAGTATCCCTATGGAGAGCTCATCATCTCCCtgggcttcttctttgtcttccttTTGGAGTCGCTGGCATTGCAGTGctgtcctggggctgctggaaGATCAAAAGTGCAGGAGCAAGAATGGGGTATGGCTAATGTCCTTGAACCCCATAGCCATGGACCTCTACCCTCACCATCACGAGGTCCCCTGCGAGCCCTCgtcctcttgctctctctctcctttcactcCGTGTTTGAAGGTCTAGCTGTGGGACTGCAGCCAACAGTCGCAGCTACCGTGCAGCTCTGTCTTGCCATCCTGGCTCACAAGGGGCTCGTAGTGTTTGGTGTAGGACTGCGGCTGGTGCAGGTAGGCACTGGATCACATTGGGCCATGCTCTCCATACTGTCGTTAGCTCTCACGTCCCCCGTGGGCCTAGCCCTAGGGCTGGCTGTGCCTCAGGGAGTCTCTGAAGGGGGACAAGGCTTGGCCCAGGCTGTGTTAGAAGGCATGGCAGCTGGCACCTTCCTGTATGTCACCTTCCTGGAAATTCTGCCCCGGGAGCTCGCAGGTCCTGAAGCCCCTCTGGCCAAGTGGGGCTGTGTTGCCGCCGGTTTTGCTTTCATGGCCTTTATTGCCTTGTGGGCCTGA
- the METTL17 gene encoding ribosome assembly protein METTL17, mitochondrial: MATARGPGYLLTLGRWRRGLGIAPQSRALAALVPGVSQVDNKSDFLGKRPHRRHPGILQLSRVRLPQVLVDAAQLLLLESSMPNMEKKVQALTNYLWSRHLPVEPEELQRRAVHLEKKFLENADSCQVEKLCGEVLHALRTTTYHWQELSYNEGLSLVYMAARLDGGFAAVSRAFHEIQARLPEFQPQTLMDFGTGTGSVTWAAHSTWGQSLREYMCVDSSAAMLELAEKLLKGGSGSGMPYVPGVFFRQFLPVSPKVQFDVVVSAFSLSELPSKANRTDVVQTLWRKTGHFLVLVENGTKAGHSLLMDARDLVLNGKEKSPLDPRPGFVFAPCPHELPCPQLTASKPLACSFSQAYHAIPFSWNKKPKEEKFSMVILARGSLEEANRWPRITQPVLKRPRHVHCHLCCPDGHMQHAVITARRHGRDLYRCARVSSWGDRLPVITPSELPPSPAQDPPES; the protein is encoded by the exons ATGGCGACCGCTAGAGGACCAGGGTATCTGCTGACATTAGGCAGATGGCGCCGCGGCCTTGGAATAGCTCCCCAGTCCCGA GCTCTCGCTGCCCTCGTGCCCGGCGTATCCCAGGTGGATAACAAGTCTGATTTCCTGGGGAAGAGGCCCCATCGCCGGCACCCCGGCATCCTGCAGCTGTCGCGCGTGCGGCTGCCGCAAGTATTGGTTGACGCCGCGCAGTTACTGCTGCTGG AGAGCTCGATGCCCAATATGGAGAAGAAGGTGCAAGCACTGACCAATTATCTCTGGAGCCGGCATTTACCTGTAGAGCCAGAGGAGTTGCAAAGACGGGCTGTCCATCTTGAGAAAAAATTCCTGGAAAACGCAG ACTCATGTCAGGTGGAAAAACTTTGTGGAGAAGTGCTGCATGCTCTGCGTACAACTACCTATCATTGGCAAGAGTTGAG CTACAATGAGGGACTGAGCCTGGTGTATATGGCAGCAAGACTGGATGGTGGCTTTGCAGCAGTCTCCAGGGCATTCCATGAG ATCCAAGCTCGACTTCCAGAGTTCCAGCCACAAACCTTGATGGACTTTGGCACAGGTACTGGCTCTGTCACCTG GGCTGCTCATAGTACTTGGGGCCAGAGCCTAcgtgaatatatgtgtgtggacAGCTCAGCAGCCATGTTGGAATTGGCAGAAAAGCTACTGAAAG GTGGTTCAGGATCTGGGATGCCTTATGTGCCAGGTGTCTTTTTCAGACAGTTTCTACCTGTATCACCCAAG GTACAATTCGATGTGGTGGTATCAGCCTTTTCTCTCAGTGAACTGCCCAGCAAGGCCAACCGGACTGACGTAGTCCAAACCTTGTGGCGCAAGACAGGTCATTTTCTG GTATTGGTGGAGAATGGAACAAAAGCTGGACACTCCCTTCTCATGGACGCCAGGGACCTGGTCCTTAAC ggaaaagagaagtcACCTTTGGACCCTCGACCTGGTTTTGTCTTTGCCCCG TGTCCCCATGAACTTCCGTGTCCCCAGTTGACAGCCTCTAAGCCCCTGGCCTGTAGCTTTTCCCAGGCCTACCATGCCATCCCCTTCAGCTGG AACAAGAAGCCAAAGGAGGAAAAGTTCTCGATGGTAATCCTTGCCCGAGGGTCTCTGGAGGAGGCTAATCGCTGGCCCCGAATCACTCAGCCTGTTCTTAAACGGCCACGCCATGTGCATTGTCACCTGTGCTGTCCAGATGGGCATATGCAGCATGCTGTGATCACAGCCCGCAGACATGGCAG GGATTTGTATCGCTGTGCCCGTGTCAGCTCCTGGGGAGATCGTTTACCTGTGATCACGCCATCTGAGCTTCCTCCATCACCTGCTCAAGATCCCCCTGAGAGTTGA